The following are from one region of the Limibacillus halophilus genome:
- a CDS encoding cell division protein FtsX — protein MIWRSDVPLQRDPSARFLPLLVGFMVFLAALALGASLAMNRVVGEWETAFTGKLTVQLPPPEESGGDQKQRLDKVVALLEAVPEVTDLRVLPEAETRALVEPWLGAGANVEELPIPDLIAVSFDSGSSPDVTGLAIRIEEAVPGATLDNHQQWLSDVLESMRLLEIVALLVVIVVGIAAVLAVIFVTRTGLAIHRDVIQLLHLIGAKDSYVAQQFQRHALVLGLKGGIIGLLLALPAIFLIGKFLGSSQTAILPTVDFGWFEWTALVSLPFLAALIANLTARRTVMRTLSRLS, from the coding sequence ATGATCTGGCGCAGCGACGTACCGCTACAAAGAGACCCTTCGGCGAGATTTCTTCCGCTGCTCGTTGGCTTCATGGTGTTCCTTGCTGCCCTGGCGCTGGGCGCCTCGCTGGCGATGAACCGTGTCGTGGGCGAGTGGGAAACCGCCTTCACAGGGAAACTAACTGTGCAGTTGCCGCCCCCGGAGGAAAGTGGCGGAGACCAGAAGCAACGGCTCGACAAGGTCGTGGCGCTGTTGGAGGCGGTACCAGAAGTCACCGACCTTCGCGTTCTGCCGGAGGCGGAAACCCGCGCGCTCGTCGAGCCCTGGCTTGGCGCTGGCGCAAACGTCGAGGAATTGCCAATTCCAGATCTCATCGCGGTCTCATTTGACAGCGGGAGTAGTCCCGATGTCACTGGCCTTGCTATTCGCATTGAAGAAGCGGTGCCGGGGGCAACTCTGGACAATCATCAGCAGTGGTTGTCTGACGTACTGGAGAGTATGCGCTTGTTGGAGATTGTAGCCCTATTGGTGGTTATCGTGGTCGGCATCGCGGCAGTGCTGGCGGTAATCTTCGTGACCCGAACCGGCCTCGCAATCCACCGTGATGTGATCCAATTACTACACTTGATTGGCGCCAAGGACAGTTATGTGGCGCAGCAATTTCAGCGACACGCGCTCGTATTGGGATTGAAGGGCGGTATCATCGGACTGCTTCTGGCGCTGCCTGCTATTTTCCTGATCGGAAAGTTCCTCGGCAGCAGTCAAACCGCGATCCTACCGACTGTCGATTTCGGTTGGTTCGAGTGGACCGCCCTTGTCAGTCTGCCGTTCCTCGCTGCCTTAATAGCCAATCTGACGGCTCGCCGCACCGTCATGCGAACTTTATCCCGACTATCTTGA
- a CDS encoding YdcF family protein: MHFRPTRHRLAKRLGLLLFPLLAAWIAGLIWFAAQIPDNEETSTTANDAIVVLTGGSERLGEGVRLLAEGQGKKLFVSGVYRGVDVRALLRLSQDAPEELACCITLGYEADDTRGNARETAAWIAEEGYSSLRLVTAAYHMPRSLLLFRRAMPDVAILPHPVFPEGFRREDWWLRPRSAWLLINEYSKFLVALAVNHIRDI, from the coding sequence ATGCACTTCAGACCCACCCGCCATCGATTGGCAAAACGCCTGGGCTTGCTGCTTTTTCCCTTATTAGCCGCCTGGATAGCCGGACTTATATGGTTTGCCGCGCAAATTCCCGACAATGAGGAAACTTCGACGACTGCGAATGATGCCATCGTCGTTCTGACAGGCGGGAGCGAGCGACTGGGCGAAGGCGTTCGGCTGTTGGCCGAAGGGCAGGGCAAGAAGCTCTTCGTTTCCGGGGTTTATCGAGGAGTCGACGTGCGTGCCTTGCTACGGTTGTCACAAGATGCCCCGGAAGAGCTGGCGTGCTGTATCACCCTCGGTTACGAAGCGGATGATACGCGCGGAAATGCCCGGGAGACGGCTGCCTGGATCGCAGAAGAAGGGTATAGCTCCCTCCGCCTCGTCACGGCTGCCTACCACATGCCGCGAAGCCTATTATTGTTCCGCCGTGCCATGCCCGATGTTGCCATCCTGCCGCACCCTGTTTTTCCTGAAGGTTTTCGCAGGGAGGACTGGTGGTTACGTCCGCGCAGCGCCTGGCTGCTGATCAATGAATACAG